From a single Amphiprion ocellaris isolate individual 3 ecotype Okinawa chromosome 18, ASM2253959v1, whole genome shotgun sequence genomic region:
- the hhex gene encoding hematopoietically-expressed homeobox protein hhex, whose product MSVPLYAPTPIQPAHPTPFYIEDILGRTATNTSSSSASSSSSCSTPVIPTPTLPSPNSSFTSLISPYRTPIYEPTPIHPALSHHAALTATYASAGAFTGSIYPFHHQHHRSMGEYAQALLRHDHLGKPLLWTPFIQRPLHKRKGGQVRFSNDQTIELEKKFETQKYLSPPERKRLAKMLQLSERQVKTWFQNRRAKWRRLKQENPQAGKREPEEDGAAGSSSTKADGMMSEAAGIQSPEHRLTSPASEAAQAARCGRPPSSQQQYTELESEVSDDTDQELDIEDEFTENPQF is encoded by the exons ATGAGCGTCCCGCTTTACGCACCGACCCCCATCCAGCCGGCGCACCCGACCCCCTTCTACATCGAGGACATTCTGGGGAGGACAGCCACTAACACCTCCTCTTCATCCGcctcttcgtcctcctcctgctccactCCAGTCATCCCCACACCGACCCTCCCGTCGCCCAACTCCTCCTTCACCAGTCTGATCTCGCCGTACCGGACGCCGATTTACGAACCCACGCCGATTCACCCCGCGCTGTCGCACCACGCCGCGTTGACGGCCACGTACGCCTCCGCCGGGGCTTTCACCGGCTCCATCTACCCGttccaccaccaacaccaccgctcCATGGGGGAGTACGCACAGGCGCTGCTGAGGCACGACCATCTGG GCAAACCTCTCCTGTGGACGCCCTTCATCCAGCGGCCTCTACACAAAAGAAAAGGCGGCCAGGTCCGCTTCTCCAACGACCAGACCATCGAGCTGGAGAAGAAGTTTGAGACCCAGAAATATCTGTCCCCTCCGGAGAGGAAGCGGCTAGCCAAGATGCTGCAGCTCAGCgagagacag GTTAAAACCTGGTTCCAGAACCGACGAGCTAAGTGGAGAAGACTAAAGCAG GAGAACCCTCAGGCCGGTAAGAGGGAGCCGGAGGAGGACGGAGCCGCCGGCAGCAGCTCCACTAAAGCGGACGGGATGATGAGCGAGGCGGCGGGGATCCAGAGCCCGGAGCACAGACTCACCAGCCCGGCCTCCGAGGCGGCGCAGGCCGCTCGGTGCGGCCGGCCTCCGTCCTCCCAGCAGCAGTACACGGAGCTGGAGTCGGAGGTGTCGGATGATACGGACCAGGAGCTGGACATAGAGGACGAGTTCACAGAGAACCCGCAGTTCTGA